The region GTATTTCTTTCCGCTTTTCCCCTTTGGCATAAACAGCCTTTCCATCGGGCCCGTTCCATGCGGCCTTTTCTCCCAAATAATTAAGCTCGCCTCCATCCATCTGTTCCAACATGGTGGCGCACCGAAGCAGGGTGGATTTTCCCGAACCGGAAGGACCGATGATGGATACGATCTCCCCTTCCTCTACCGACAGGGAGATATCCCGAAGCACGCCCTGGCCATCAAATGCCTTTTTCACATGGTTCATTTCCAGTAAGTACATCTTCTCATCCTCCTATTGATAATAGTTCATCCGTTTTTCTATGTATTCCATCCCCACCGCAACGATAAGGTTGAATATATAATAGAATAATCCTGCCGCCACAAAGGGAATAAGACTTGTCTGGGAAGAAGCCAGGGCCTTGGCAACTGCAAACATCTCTAAAACGCTGATGGTAAAGGCCAGGGATGTGTCCTTCACCAGAGTAATGACCTCATTGGTCACAGACGGCAGGATCCGTTTCACCACCTGGGGAAATATGATACGGAAAAAGGTCTGGGTTTTTGAATAACCCAAAAGCTTAGCGGCCTCATACTGCCCTACCGGCATGGACTGGATCCCGCTTCGGTATATTTCCGCAAAATACGCTGCATAGTTGAAAACAAAACCAATGAATGCGGCCCAGAGGCGGTACCCGTTTCCCACCTTCATACCGAATAAATTATAGGGGCCAAAATAAACCACCATCAACTGAAGCATCAGCGGAGTTCCTCTCATGACTGAAATATAAAATTTAACAATGGCCTGTACAACAGGGTTTTTTGACATCCTTCCAAAGGATACCAAAAGCCCCAGGGGCAGTGAAAAGACCAGGGTAACCACAAAGATCTGGATGCTGACCCACATCCCCCCGGCCAGTTGTAATAATATCTTCGTTAAAGTCATGATTTCTCCTCCATGTTCTCTGAAAAACTAAGAAAAACACGCTATTCCGGTTTTTCTAATTGCCACGGCATTGACCGGCTGAATATGCACGCACATCTCCTCAAATCATTGCTGGCGCAAATGAAGTCCGGCCCATAAAACCGGGACCGGAACTCCTTTTTCTTTTTCTTATTTTACCGTTGTTACATCTTTGCCAAACCACTTTTCTGAGATCTTTTTAAGAGTCCCATCCGCTGACATAGCTTCCAGCTGTTCCTGAACCTGGTCTCTTAATGTTTCATTGCCTTTCTTAAAGCCTACCCCGTATTCCTCTGCGGCAAGCGCTTCATCCAATATAATAAAATCTGCTTTTCTCTGCTCAATCTGATAAGCCGCCACGATCACGTCCATGGCAATGGCATCCACTGCGCCCATTTCCAAATCCATAAAGGCTGTATTGTAATCCGGTGTTGTCTGAAGAGTACCAAAGGTACCGGCCAGCTTTTCATCCGATTGCAATGCCTTTTCTGCAGAGGAATCCGCCTGTACTTCAACGATCTTTCCTGATAAGTCTGCCAGAGTCTTGATGCTGGAATCCTTTCCCACCACAAACACCTGGCTGTTTTCCATATAAGGCTTTGTCCAGGTATAGCCTTCTTCACGCCCTGTAATGGTAAAGCCATTCCAGATACAGTCAATGTTTCCGGATTCCAGCTCCATGTCCTTGGCATCCCAGGCAATAGGCTGAGGAACAAATTTCTTACCAAGGCGGTTTGCTACCTCCTGTGCCAGCTCCAGATCAAAACCGGTATATTCTCCGTTTTCTCCTACAAAGCCCATAGGCGGGAAATCCTGATCAAATCCAACCGTAAAGGTGCCGGTGCCGGCTTCTTCCTTTTTTCCTGCTTCTGTTTCTTTTGCCGTTTCATTTGCTGATTCCTTCGTTGTTGATGCTGCCGGATCGGAAGCCGCAGAAGCTGTAACCGCATTCTTTTGACCGGAACAACCACTGGCCAGGACTGCTGCTCCAAACACTGCTGCTAATAAAATCTTTTTTTTCATAATTGCATCCTCCTCTTGTTTTTCATGTGCTACCATGGTAGCACAGTAAAGCGTTTCTGTAAAGAAGAAGTTTCTGTAAAGAAGAAATTTGCAGTTATAAAAATTAGATTGCCGCTATTTAAAAAAAAGAGAAAAATAAAATCAGGATAAGAATGACGATCCCAGCCCCAGCCAGGAAAACCGGGGTTGCTGTACGTCCCCCTCGTTCTGAAGGCGGCTCAGGCTCCGCAAGCATTCCCCATGGACTGAGTTCCATGATTCCAATGGGGATCCCGCCCAGATCCTCTCTTCCCATAAAGGACAGAAACTCCTTCCAGTCCCTTTCCACAATCTTTTTTCCCTCTTTCCAGTCTTCCCTTGGATCTTTTTTCTCCCTGGTAAAAAAGGAACCGGAATCTTTCCTGTCCTCCAGGCATTCCTTGTTCTTCAGAAACTGCTGATAAGCATGTCTTATTCCCTTATTTACAGTCTCCCTCAAATCCCTGGTGGTCTGATAGAGGTTCATCATGTAATAGTAGACCTTATAGGCCGCCCTTGGCTGAAAAAGGGGACTCCTGCTTCCAGACCTTTTCATGATGCTCTCTGACTGCTTAAAAGCATCCTGTATATAGTAGTCGATCATCCGGTCAACGGCTTCCCGCAGATCCGCGGCCAGCCCTTTGTTGATTCCGGAATAAGCCCCATAGGTTTGGGATTTCATTGCCATCACAGCCGCCAGAAACCCATAAAGCTCCTCACTTCCCCCGGAAAGGCCGGAGGCCTTTAACAGATTTCCACGGCGGTTTATATACCCTGCAAAACGCTCCGCAGATTCAAGATCATCGGAAGAATAAACCGGATTTTTCCCCATGGAGGTAATAGAGGTCTGAACCCCCTGGGCCTTATCCGGCTTACTTCCGGGAATTCCCATTCCATCCAGAACGGATATGGGTACTTCCCTTCGCATACGCTGGGCATACTGGGGATCATTCTTGATCCGCCCCTCCCCGGCTGGCTGGTAGATCATTCCCTGTTCTCCGTCATTTCCCGATTCGTTGACCGGAATTCTGATACTGCCCGGATTGAATGAAGTCAGATCCCCGGCACTCCCCGGCTGACCTTTAAAAACCAATTCCAGTTCTCCGGGGCTTAAGGTATTTCCCGTGACGCTGCGGTAAAGTGCGGCTTTTAAGGCTATCATGGAGCTTTGGGAGCCATATTTTCCGAGAAGCGTTCCCAACTCCCCCATGCGGGCTTCCAGTACCTTCATAAGAATATCTGATAAGACGGCATCCAGTGCAGCAAGCTGACCCTCCTGTACTCCTGCCATGGTATTCGCAAGTATGGCACGGAGCAGTTCCTTATAAATCCCTGCCAGAGCAGCCAGTTCATCGGAAAAATTCTTTGCAGCAGAAGGACTCCAGGCCAGGATATCCGCCCACGCCAGATCCGCATTTTCCTTTCCCCACATTTTATCAAGATCTGTGAGTTCCTCGGGACTTAGCTTATAATATGCACTTTCTTCCGACAGGGATGCCTTATCCGTATCCCTGCCCGGCCTGGCCTCTCTGGTATCCCTGGTATCCTCGTTGTTTTCCCGGCTGGTTTTCTCACGGCTTTCCTCAACATTACGGCTCAGCTCTTCCATAAACCGTTCTCCGGCTTCGATTTTTCCCCTTATGTCCGCTTCCTCAACAGCCCTTTGAATATCCCCAGCCCCAGTCTCGCCAATGGGAGCCCCGGCGGCTGTGGGTTCCTGTACCTTTATCTCCATATCCTCTTCCCTTTTTGGCTCCTTTCACGAAAAGTCTTATTGAACCAGCTGCAATCAGTCCTTTTCATCCTGATAGACGATCCTCCCGCTGCAAATGGTATATTTTACTCTTCCAAACAGCCTTTCACCTGTAAACGGAGAGTTGGAGGATTTTGATACATATTCTCCTACGGTCCATTCTTCCTTCGGGTCGAAAATCACCAGATCCGCGGCCCCTCCTTCTTTAATGAAGCCAAAATCCAGCCGGTACAGCCTGGAAGGATTTAAACTCATTTTCTCCATCAGCTGCATCATGGTCAGATGGCCGGGACGGACCAGATTAGTCACCCCCAGCCCCAAAGCCGTTTCAAGACCGATGATTCCGCTAGGCGCTTCCGTCAGCTTCTTTGCTTTTTCCTCAGCGCTGTGGGGTGCGTGATCCGTTGCAATGATATCAATGCTTCCATCCTTTAGCCCCTGGATAATGGCCATTCTGTCCTCTTCTGTCCGAAGGGGGGGATTCATTTTCGCCAGGGTTCCATGCGTTAAGACGGCGTCCTCTGTCAGGGTGAAATGATGAGGCGTTACCTCCGCATAAACCTGTGCCCCCAGCTCCTTTGCAAGCTTCACCATCTTTACCGAAGCGGCGGAACTGATATGCTGGATATCCACCGCTGCACCGGTATGAAGGGCAATCATACAGTCCCTGGCAACTAGGCAGTCCTCCGCCAGGGCGGGAGAGCCAAAGATCCCTAGCACATCGGACACCCTGCCGTGGTTGATCCCATTATTTTCGATAAATGCAGGGTCCTCCTCGTGAAAGCTCAGCGGAACGTTAAGTTCAGCCGCCCGTTCCATGGCCTCCTTTACCAGCTTTTCATCAAGAAGAGGGATTCCGTCATCGGTAAATCCTACGGCCCCATGGGCCTTTAACTCCTCCATATCCGTCAGTTCTCTCCCTAGAAGCCCTTTGGATACTGCCGCTGCCTGCAGAACATGGATGCCTGTTTTCTTCCCTTCCCGCTCCACATATTGAAGGGTCTCCAGGTTGTCAACGGGAGGCTTGGTATTGGCCATACAGACTACCGCTGTAAACCCTCCTTTTGCTGCGGCTCTGGCTCCGGTCTGAATATCCTCTTTATATGTAAGCCCTGGATCCCGGAAATGGACATGGACATCAACAAATCCTGGGGCAACAATAAAACCGGAAGCGTCAATCACCACATCCTCTTTGGAGGCCGGAAAGGCATCCAGCTTTATCTGTTCTCCCACACCTGCGATTTTTCCGTCTGCAATACAGATATCCATGTTTCCTTCCACCTGGTTCCCAGGGTCAACCACATGAGCATTTTTAATCCAAATCATCTTCTATTCCTTCCCTTCTCTTTTCATTCTGTAAACTACAGGAAACTTGCATCGCGTATTTCCTGTAGTTGCCGCAGCAGCCTCCAAATAATCATGCAAGCATGTTCATTCGGTATCCTGCAGGACATTACGGGACATTTCATATATCGTCCGATTGCACCTGTTTCTTTGCAGCAAATCGAAAAAAACCCTGAGGCAGTTCAAAAACAAAGACTATGCCAAGAACAATGGCAACCGCCACCTTAAGGGCAAGAAAACCGGTCCGAACCGCAAGCTCCAGTTCATTCGTCACGATATAATAAGCGGTCCAGTATACTCCGGCCCCAGGCACCAGGGGAAATATACCGGATATTAAAAAAATAGTCACCGGACAGCGCTCCCTTACGGCAAAGGTCCTGGACAGAAGGATCACGACAATGGTGGCTGCCAGCGCGGCTGACGGAGCCGTCACTCCATTCATAAGCCCGGCATATACAAGCCAGCCGGATCCGCCGATCAGGCCGCAATAAGGATAAAATCTTCCCGGCACCCCGAATAAAAGGGAAAACGCAACCGTTCCGGTAACTGCTGCGGCGGCTTCCGCAATCACGCTCATAAAAGCACACCTCCTGTCAGCCGGTGAAACAGGCTGAAAACCAGCCCAACGCCCATGGCTATGCAGAAAAATACCAGCAGCGCATCCAGCATCCGAACGGAGCCTGAGATATAATCACCGTCTGCAATATCCCGAATGGCATTGGTAAATGCCACCCCAGGGATCAGAGGCATGATGGAACCGATGATCATGAAATTCAAATGTTCTCCAAAATGAAGCAGATACAGAACCGTACAAATAAAGGTCACCAGGGCTCCTCCCCCGATGTTTCCCACGATCTTGGAAAGATGAGGGCTGCTTACAAAGATTACATAAACATATAGAAGAATTCCTGAGCCAAATGCCGAAAAGCTGTCTTTTAAATTACCTCCAAACAGATAGCAGAAACAGGCACTTCCAATGCCGGAGGCCAGGATCTGCATGATCTTTGATTTACCCGGCATGATCCGGATCTGATCCAGCCGCTGTCTTACGTCACCGGGGCTTAGGCGGCCCTTTTCGATCTCCCTGGATAACTGGTTTACCGCCGCCACCCGATCCAAGTGAGTCCCGCTTACCGGAATGTGCTGGACCTTTGCAAATATTTCTTCTCTTTCATTGCCGGAGGTGGTAAAAATCCCATTGCTGAGGACAAAAGAATTCCCGGACCTTATCCCATAGTGGCGGCAGATACGGTCCATGGTCTCCTCCACACGGAAGATCTCCGCTCCGTTCTCCAACAAGATATGCCCAGCCTGCATGGCTGCCTCCAAAACCTCTCTCTGTTCCTCCGCGGTCAGATCCCCCGGCTGTTCCATCTCATTTTCCATAAGAGTTTATCTCCTGCCCGATTTCAAAGCATTCCCCGTCTTCCCGGATATTTACAATCCTTTCTCTGTATGGTGCAGAAATTTCCAAATCCTTCAGCCTGCCAATGACGGAAAAATCTCCCCAGAAGTGCATGGGAAACACATGGTTTACCCTGGTCTTTCTCATGAATTCATCAAAACCAAGGCAGAAAGCCTTCTCCTGTCTGGGATCCAGAGGGAGAAAGGCCGCATCAATGTCCATGCCATCCAGCTTGTCTACTTCCACGGAATACTGCTGTGCCATACGGTCATTCCAGTCATCGGGTTCTCCTTCCCATCTCCAGTTGTTTAAATCCCCTCCATGGTAAATGACCCTTTCCTCCGCTTTTACCAGAAATGCTACGCCTTCATCTGTGGAACGAAGGGTAAAAATTTTTACTTCCCCCTTTTTGTCTCCAGAGACGGGGCCTGATAATCCCTCTTTAAAAATACAGAAGCCGGTCTTTTCTCCGGGCTTCATAAAAACTGCCTCACTGGAAAGCTCCGCAGGCAGCCGCCCCTTTGAGATATCATCCGACAGGATGTATCTGGTTTTTTCATGCTCTTTCATAAGCCCAAATATTTTTTCAGAAAAATGGTCCCCATGGCGGTGGCTTGCAAATACCAGAAGGGGCATCTTGTCATTGATCTTTGGCAGGGTACCCTCTGTG is a window of [Clostridium] saccharolyticum WM1 DNA encoding:
- a CDS encoding amino acid ABC transporter permease, with the translated sequence MTLTKILLQLAGGMWVSIQIFVVTLVFSLPLGLLVSFGRMSKNPVVQAIVKFYISVMRGTPLMLQLMVVYFGPYNLFGMKVGNGYRLWAAFIGFVFNYAAYFAEIYRSGIQSMPVGQYEAAKLLGYSKTQTFFRIIFPQVVKRILPSVTNEVITLVKDTSLAFTISVLEMFAVAKALASSQTSLIPFVAAGLFYYIFNLIVAVGMEYIEKRMNYYQ
- a CDS encoding amino acid ABC transporter substrate-binding protein, producing MKKKILLAAVFGAAVLASGCSGQKNAVTASAASDPAASTTKESANETAKETEAGKKEEAGTGTFTVGFDQDFPPMGFVGENGEYTGFDLELAQEVANRLGKKFVPQPIAWDAKDMELESGNIDCIWNGFTITGREEGYTWTKPYMENSQVFVVGKDSSIKTLADLSGKIVEVQADSSAEKALQSDEKLAGTFGTLQTTPDYNTAFMDLEMGAVDAIAMDVIVAAYQIEQRKADFIILDEALAAEEYGVGFKKGNETLRDQVQEQLEAMSADGTLKKISEKWFGKDVTTVK
- a CDS encoding flagellar protein FliT, with amino-acid sequence MEIKVQEPTAAGAPIGETGAGDIQRAVEEADIRGKIEAGERFMEELSRNVEESREKTSRENNEDTRDTREARPGRDTDKASLSEESAYYKLSPEELTDLDKMWGKENADLAWADILAWSPSAAKNFSDELAALAGIYKELLRAILANTMAGVQEGQLAALDAVLSDILMKVLEARMGELGTLLGKYGSQSSMIALKAALYRSVTGNTLSPGELELVFKGQPGSAGDLTSFNPGSIRIPVNESGNDGEQGMIYQPAGEGRIKNDPQYAQRMRREVPISVLDGMGIPGSKPDKAQGVQTSITSMGKNPVYSSDDLESAERFAGYINRRGNLLKASGLSGGSEELYGFLAAVMAMKSQTYGAYSGINKGLAADLREAVDRMIDYYIQDAFKQSESIMKRSGSRSPLFQPRAAYKVYYYMMNLYQTTRDLRETVNKGIRHAYQQFLKNKECLEDRKDSGSFFTREKKDPREDWKEGKKIVERDWKEFLSFMGREDLGGIPIGIMELSPWGMLAEPEPPSERGGRTATPVFLAGAGIVILILILFFSFF
- a CDS encoding dihydroorotase codes for the protein MIWIKNAHVVDPGNQVEGNMDICIADGKIAGVGEQIKLDAFPASKEDVVIDASGFIVAPGFVDVHVHFRDPGLTYKEDIQTGARAAAKGGFTAVVCMANTKPPVDNLETLQYVEREGKKTGIHVLQAAAVSKGLLGRELTDMEELKAHGAVGFTDDGIPLLDEKLVKEAMERAAELNVPLSFHEEDPAFIENNGINHGRVSDVLGIFGSPALAEDCLVARDCMIALHTGAAVDIQHISSAASVKMVKLAKELGAQVYAEVTPHHFTLTEDAVLTHGTLAKMNPPLRTEEDRMAIIQGLKDGSIDIIATDHAPHSAEEKAKKLTEAPSGIIGLETALGLGVTNLVRPGHLTMMQLMEKMSLNPSRLYRLDFGFIKEGGAADLVIFDPKEEWTVGEYVSKSSNSPFTGERLFGRVKYTICSGRIVYQDEKD
- a CDS encoding threonine/serine exporter family protein, with amino-acid sequence MSVIAEAAAAVTGTVAFSLLFGVPGRFYPYCGLIGGSGWLVYAGLMNGVTAPSAALAATIVVILLSRTFAVRERCPVTIFLISGIFPLVPGAGVYWTAYYIVTNELELAVRTGFLALKVAVAIVLGIVFVFELPQGFFRFAAKKQVQSDDI
- a CDS encoding threonine/serine exporter family protein — encoded protein: MENEMEQPGDLTAEEQREVLEAAMQAGHILLENGAEIFRVEETMDRICRHYGIRSGNSFVLSNGIFTTSGNEREEIFAKVQHIPVSGTHLDRVAAVNQLSREIEKGRLSPGDVRQRLDQIRIMPGKSKIMQILASGIGSACFCYLFGGNLKDSFSAFGSGILLYVYVIFVSSPHLSKIVGNIGGGALVTFICTVLYLLHFGEHLNFMIIGSIMPLIPGVAFTNAIRDIADGDYISGSVRMLDALLVFFCIAMGVGLVFSLFHRLTGGVLL
- a CDS encoding MBL fold metallo-hydrolase, which gives rise to MKITYIHHSAFLVELKTVALLFDYTEGTLPKINDKMPLLVFASHRHGDHFSEKIFGLMKEHEKTRYILSDDISKGRLPAELSSEAVFMKPGEKTGFCIFKEGLSGPVSGDKKGEVKIFTLRSTDEGVAFLVKAEERVIYHGGDLNNWRWEGEPDDWNDRMAQQYSVEVDKLDGMDIDAAFLPLDPRQEKAFCLGFDEFMRKTRVNHVFPMHFWGDFSVIGRLKDLEISAPYRERIVNIREDGECFEIGQEINSYGK